In the Borrelia duttonii Ly genome, one interval contains:
- a CDS encoding Mlp family lipoprotein, with product MYKYLKHILIYSLILIYSCADKVHEGKGLALTTNSQQTYKTKNFNTIIHRFNKYAELAREAIKKHKSGKDIRKDFDEIQTYVENYDKLISWIEKNPDKKKELDKDWTEAYNWLEKRRSKNASEKTLIKYISDGIDCGINLSCQDTKKQYGTKENQIDLFFVQNLRDIFLAHSDPEEIFITFKTLDISGLKDKF from the coding sequence ATGTATAAATATCTAAAACACATACTAATTTATAGTCTAATACTAATTTATTCTTGTGCAGATAAAGTACACGAAGGAAAAGGTTTAGCACTAACTACAAACTCACAACAAACATATAAAACTAAGAATTTCAATACCATTATTCATAGATTTAACAAATATGCAGAATTAGCAAGAGAAGCAATCAAAAAACATAAAAGCGGTAAAGACATAAGAAAAGATTTTGACGAAATACAAACGTACGTAGAAAACTATGATAAATTGATTTCTTGGATTGAAAAGAATCCCGATAAAAAGAAAGAACTAGATAAAGATTGGACTGAAGCTTATAATTGGCTAGAGAAAAGAAGATCAAAAAATGCATCTGAAAAAACTTTAATTAAATATATAAGCGATGGCATTGATTGTGGCATAAATCTTTCATGTCAAGATACAAAGAAACAATATGGAACTAAAGAAAACCAGATAGATTTATTCTTTGTGCAAAATTTAAGGGACATATTTCTCGCTCATAGCGATCCTGAAGAAATTTTTATAACATTTAAAACACTTGATATTTCAGGTCTCAAAGATAAATTTTGA
- the bdr gene encoding Bdr family repetitive protein: MEYMQMEPVITRQMVLNELVKAGINREIADDLSYRYYKNELTTKDLQYLESNFNLKLEILERGLKAEIRELDTKIDTVENNLNIKIDIKFTELDNKIDTVENNLKSDIKDLDTKIDAKFTELDNKIGIVRKDIELNKVELNSKLKLHAWMFGTIITINVGIFIALISMLYALFIK; encoded by the coding sequence ATGGAGTATATGCAAATGGAACCTGTAATTACTAGACAGATGGTACTAAATGAGCTTGTAAAAGCGGGTATTAATAGAGAGATTGCAGATGATTTGTCTTATAGATATTATAAAAATGAGCTTACTACTAAAGATCTTCAATATTTAGAAAGTAATTTTAACCTTAAACTGGAAATATTAGAGCGTGGTTTAAAGGCTGAGATTAGAGAACTTGATACTAAGATTGATACCGTAGAGAATAATTTAAATATTAAGATAGATATTAAATTTACAGAACTTGATAACAAAATAGATACTGTTGAAAATAACCTAAAATCAGATATTAAAGACCTTGATACTAAAATAGATGCTAAATTTACGGAGCTTGATAATAAGATAGGTATTGTTAGGAAAGATATTGAATTGAATAAAGTGGAACTTAATAGTAAATTAAAATTACATGCTTGGATGTTTGGGACTATTATTACCATTAATGTAGGAATATTTATAGCATTAATATCTATGCTATATGCATTGTTTATAAAGTAA